From the genome of Bactrocera oleae isolate idBacOlea1 chromosome 2, idBacOlea1, whole genome shotgun sequence, one region includes:
- the LOC106618692 gene encoding protein D3 translates to MLNLKHLFLLSLVYMAHGTDSDITKFMKHLEVIPDVIAEGPKNFLKVSYDSGVVADKGVELTPTQVKHQPKVEWNPETADTYYTLIMTDPDAPSRAKPDMREWHHWLVVNIPGNTLEKGEVLSAYIGSGAPKDTGLHRYVFLLYKQPKKLEFSETHLTNTSAKGREKFSTKNFAEKYVLGVPVAGNFFQAQYDDYVPELYKQLGF, encoded by the exons ATGTTGAActtaaaacatttgtttttattgagtCTGGTTTATATGGCACACGGTACGGATTCggatataacaaaatttatgaagCACCTGGAAGTAATACCTGATGTAATCGCGGAAGGaccaaaaaactttttaaaa gTGAGCTATGACAGTGGTGTAGTCGCTGATAAGGGCGTAGAGCTGACGCCGACACAAGTGAAGCACCAACCGAAGGTGGAATGGAATCCTGAAACGGCTGATACTTACTATACACTAATCATGACCGATCCGGATGCACCTAGCCGTGCTAAGCCTGATATGCGCGAATGGCATCATTGGTTGGTGGTCAATATTCCCGGCAATACTTTGGAGAAGGGTGAAGTTCTATCGGCATATATTGGTTCTGGCGCACCGAAGGATACAGGACTGCATCGTTACGTATTCTTGCTCTACAAACAACCAAAGAAACTGGAATTCAGTGAAACTCACCTCACGAATACAAGTGCAAAGGGTCGtgagaaattttcaacaaaaaatttcgcAGAGAAATATGTACTTGGTGTACCAGTGGCTGGAAACTTCTTCCAAGCTCAATATGATGACTATGTACCAGAATTGTATAAGCAATTAGGATTTTAA
- the Osi20 gene encoding uncharacterized protein Osi20: MAFRFTSLIAFACLLLVVASSINAAAIDNFVAEPRIRNTDELLTTIVDKCFNANGLYCLKEKVLTYLDGVAGVEEDISGRAFNEDVIDKVIVDRVSRILNNNEFRLRLPETGFGSSVVSYSAARGFDVEVPETRARGEKKKDKLLLPLLLLMKFKLKVVMPILLGLIGLKAFKALILSKIAIKLVLGFLIYNLITKLSGAKMMMMPAPMPAAEYGPPSTTASSYDPSSWEPASGGPYARWDSQSLAYNSYHPSSSSYNSGSSSTGSSSSYSSSS; the protein is encoded by the exons ATGGCATTCCGTTTTACGTCCTTAATCGCATTCGCTTGTTTATTGCTCGTAGTCGCTTCGTCAATCAATGCTGCTGCCATTGATAATTTTGTGGCAGAGCCCCGCATACGCAACACGGATGAGCTGCTCACCACAATTGTAGATAAGTGTTTTAATGCCAACGGATTGTATTGTTTGAAAGAGAAAGTTTTAACCTATTTGGATGGTGTAGCCGGAGTTGAGGAGGATATTAGTGGACGCGCATTCAATGAGGATGTCATCGATAAAGTGATCGTCGATCGTGTTAGCCGAATCTTAAACAACAATGAATTCCGCCTGCGCTTGCCAGAAACCGGATTCGGCAGCTCGGTCGTCAGCTATAGTGCTGCTCGTGGTTTTGATGTAGAAGTTCCCGAGACTAGAG CTCGTGGTGAGAAAAAGAAGGACAAATTGCTCCTCCCTCTGTTGCTGCTCATGAAGTTTAAATTGAAGGTCGTCATGCCAATCCTTCTGGGCCTGATTGGACTCAAAGCATTCAAGGCTTTGATTTTGTCGAAAATCGCTATTAAACTGGTACTTGGCTTCCTTATCTACAACTTGATTACCAAATTGTCCGGCGCAAAAATGATGATGATGCCCGCACCCATGCCAGCGGCCGAATACGGTCCACCCAGCACCACCGCGTCCTCATACGATCCAAGCAGCTGGGAACCAGCCAGTGGTGGCCCATATGCCCGCTGGGACTCACAGAGTCTCGCATACAACTCATACCACCCCAGCTCCAGCTCATACAACTCCGGCTCCAGCTCCACAGGTTCATCGTCCAGCTACAGCTCCTCATCGTAA